In the Sandaracinus amylolyticus genome, CACCGTCGTCGGCGTGCTCGAGTCGGTGTTCGTCGCGTTGCCGAGCTCTCCGTCCTCGTTGTCACCCCAACACCGGACCGACGACGCGAGGCGCGCGCAGGTGTGATCCGCGCCCGGCGCGATCTCGAGCGCCCCGCTCAGGTTGCGCACCGGCACCGGGACGAGGCTCATCGCGCCGGTGACGCCGAGCTGCGCGTCGCCGTTGTCACCCCAGCACTCGACGGTCCCGTCCGAGAGGCGCGCGCAGCTGTGCCGCAAGCCGGCCCCGATCTCGACGGCGCCCGAGAGCCCGAGCACCGACACCGGCGTCCAGCTCGTCGCCATCGAGCCGTCGCCGAGCTGACCACGGTCGTTCCTGCCCCAGCACACGACCGTTCCGCCGCTGCGGCGCGCGCAGGTGTGATACCCGCCGGCGGCGATCTCGAGCGCGCCGCTCACCATCGCGAGCACCGGTGCGCGTCGCTCGGTGGTCGTGCCATCGCCGAGCTGCCCCTCCGTGTTGTCGCCCCAGCAGTAGACCGCGCCCGTCGTGGTGCGCGCGCAGGTGTGGTGCTGCCCCGCCGTGATCTCGATCGCGTTGGTGATCGTCATCACGTCCACGCGGGTCGCGGACTGCATCGCCGAGCTCGCGTTGCCGAGCTGACCATCGAGGTTGTTCCCCCAGCACGCGATCGATCCCGTGCGGCGTCGCGCGCAGGTGTGACCGTATCCCGAGGCCAGCTCGACGGCGTCGGTGAGGCCCGTGACCCGCGCCGGCGTGGTCTGCGGCGTCGTGGTGCTGCCGTTGCCGATCTGCCCGTGGACGTTGTAGCCCCAGCAATAGACCTCGCCGGGCGTTCGGATCGCGCAGCTGTGATGGTAGCCGGCGACGATCCCGACCCAGCGCCCGCTCGGCGTGCCGGCGCAGACGCCGCGCGAGCACACGTCGTCGACCGTCGTCGAGCTGCCGTCGTCGCACGAGGCGCCGTCGTCGAAGGCGTACGCGCACGCAGTGCCGGAGCAGGTGCCGGTCGCGACGTAGCACGCGGTCGGCGTGGGCGGGGAGTCGCAGGGGTCGGCCGGGCCCCAGCGGAAGCAGCCGGGAAGGGCCTCCTCGCAGCGCATCTCGCCCGACGCCGAGCACGAGCCCGCGCCGAGCGTGCACTCGCTGACGCAGCCGGGGCTGCACTCACCGTCGGTGCACGTCTCGCCGTCTTCGCAAGACTGCGCCGCGAGCCAGTCGAGGCACGAGTCCGCGTCGGCCTGGCCACACGCGCGCGTGCTGGTGGGGCTCCCGCACATCCGGTCGCTCACGGTGCACTCGTCGGTGCACGTCTCGGTGCACTCGCCGCCCGTGCACGTGGTGCCGTCCGCGCAGGGCTCCGCCGGGAGCCAGTCGAGGCACGAGTCGGAGTCCGCTTGGCCGCACCCTCGCGCGCTCGAGGGGCCCGCGCACGTGCGCTCGTCCGCCGAGCACTCGTCCGCGCACTCCGATCCGCAGACGCCGCTCGAGCAGAAGGGAGCTGCGTCGCCGCAGGGCTCGGGCTCGCTCCAGACGAGGCACGCATCGGCGTTGCGCTCGCAGACGACGACGGCATCGTCGGTGCACTGCCGCTCGTCCTCGGTGCACACGTCGCAGGCGAGCCGCGCGAGCGTGACGCTCGCCGTGACCTCCTCGCCGAGCCTCGCGACGACGGTGACGCGACCTTCCGCGAACGGCATCGACTGGCGCAGCCCGGTGACGACGACGTCGAGCGGGACGTCCGCGGCGTCGTCGCCCAGCCGGATCACGATCTCGTGGACCGCTCGGACGCGCGCGTCCATGTCGTCCGACGCGACGGTGAGCTCGTCGAGCGCCCACGCGTCGTCGTAGAGCACTTCGATCCGAACCAGGGTCTCGGCCGGAGCGCAGGCGCTGAGCAGGACCAGCCAGGCGAGGGTGCGTGCGTGTTGCATCGTCGGTCCTCCTCAGCGCCAGTCGACGAGCGCGCAGCCCGTGCTGCACTCGATCCCGCCGTCGTTCGTCGCGAGCACGGCCACGGTCGTCGCCGCCGCGATCGCGACCACGACGCCTCCGATCACCGTCCAGAACGGCCAGTCTTCCCACAGCTCGGGGCCCCTCGTGTCGGTGCCCGGTGGTGCGATCGGCTCGGTGCTCTCGACCACGGTGGCGGCCGCCTCCTCGGGCGTCGGGACCACCGGGGGCGATGCGATCTCGGTCGCCGGCTCCTCCTGC is a window encoding:
- a CDS encoding RCC1 domain-containing protein, with the protein product MQHARTLAWLVLLSACAPAETLVRIEVLYDDAWALDELTVASDDMDARVRAVHEIVIRLGDDAADVPLDVVVTGLRQSMPFAEGRVTVVARLGEEVTASVTLARLACDVCTEDERQCTDDAVVVCERNADACLVWSEPEPCGDAAPFCSSGVCGSECADECSADERTCAGPSSARGCGQADSDSCLDWLPAEPCADGTTCTGGECTETCTDECTVSDRMCGSPTSTRACGQADADSCLDWLAAQSCEDGETCTDGECSPGCVSECTLGAGSCSASGEMRCEEALPGCFRWGPADPCDSPPTPTACYVATGTCSGTACAYAFDDGASCDDGSSTTVDDVCSRGVCAGTPSGRWVGIVAGYHHSCAIRTPGEVYCWGYNVHGQIGNGSTTTPQTTPARVTGLTDAVELASGYGHTCARRRTGSIACWGNNLDGQLGNASSAMQSATRVDVMTITNAIEITAGQHHTCARTTTGAVYCWGDNTEGQLGDGTTTERRAPVLAMVSGALEIAAGGYHTCARRSGGTVVCWGRNDRGQLGDGSMATSWTPVSVLGLSGAVEIGAGLRHSCARLSDGTVECWGDNGDAQLGVTGAMSLVPVPVRNLSGALEIAPGADHTCARLASSVRCWGDNEDGELGNATNTDSSTPTTVSGLSDATALATTNHHVCALRAAGTIVCWGDNRNGQIGDGTTTNRNVPTLVMLPPPP